A single genomic interval of Pseudomonas sp. FeN3W harbors:
- the rsxG gene encoding electron transport complex subunit RsxG, with product MNEMTQVPPAESGSEPSAVRPGLIEAWRDRVAYQALSLGLVCALVAVVLLLGNQLTRQRIVDAELQDRLAVLRQVLPQALYDNDPLADAFELEDAELGLVEVYPARRAGQLTATAFQVSTVGYGGPIVQLIALDNEGRILGVRVLSHKETPGLADKIEIARSDWIKGFDGLSLANTALDRWAVKKDGGQFDQFAGATITPRAIVKGVVRTLEFQARQSTVQSNQETRP from the coding sequence ATGAACGAGATGACCCAGGTTCCGCCCGCAGAGTCCGGCAGCGAACCGTCGGCCGTCCGACCCGGCCTGATCGAGGCCTGGCGCGACCGGGTCGCCTACCAGGCGCTGTCGCTGGGGCTGGTCTGCGCCCTGGTGGCCGTGGTGCTGCTGCTGGGCAACCAGCTGACCCGGCAGCGGATCGTCGATGCCGAATTGCAGGACCGCCTGGCCGTGCTGCGCCAGGTCCTGCCGCAGGCGCTCTACGACAACGACCCGCTGGCCGACGCCTTCGAGCTCGAGGATGCCGAACTGGGCCTGGTCGAGGTGTACCCGGCGCGGCGTGCCGGGCAACTGACGGCGACCGCCTTCCAGGTCAGCACCGTCGGCTACGGCGGCCCGATCGTCCAGCTCATCGCCCTCGACAACGAAGGCCGCATCCTCGGCGTGCGGGTGCTCAGCCACAAGGAAACCCCCGGCCTGGCGGACAAGATCGAAATCGCCCGCAGCGACTGGATCAAGGGCTTCGACGGCCTGTCGCTGGCCAACACAGCGCTGGATCGGTGGGCGGTGAAGAAGGACGGCGGCCAGTTCGACCAGTTCGCCGGCGCCACCATCACCCCGCGGGCCATCGTCAAGGGTGTGGTGCGAACGCTCGAATTCCAGGCCCGCCAGTCCACTGTCCAGTCCAACCAGGAGACCCGGCCATGA
- a CDS encoding RnfABCDGE type electron transport complex subunit D — translation MSAPGIASGPFAHDRSSVDRIMLHVCLALLPATAWGLYLFGWPAINLWLLTCASAVACEAVCLYLLGRPLRRLLDGSALLSGWLLALTLPPWAPWWIAVAGSVFAIGIGKQLYGGVGQNVFNPAMLARVALLIAFPLQMTTWALPLPLGAAGAPDWLEGLRITFAGGTLADGLSGATALGQLQTELTLGHGATQILAEHFDLLPAFLGYSGGGLGETSELLILLGGLWLLALRIIHWEIPLGMLLTVAALAALAHQINPQVYGGGLFHLTSGGLLLGALFIATDPVTSPTSRSGRLVFAIGCGALVFIIRSWGNFPEAVAFAVLFMNALVPLIDRLCRPRAYGRNARGKPLVAAKWTSQVKEVDKV, via the coding sequence ATGAGCGCGCCAGGTATCGCATCGGGGCCGTTCGCCCACGACCGCTCCTCGGTCGACCGCATCATGCTGCACGTGTGCCTGGCGCTGCTGCCGGCGACGGCCTGGGGGCTGTACCTGTTCGGCTGGCCGGCGATCAACCTGTGGCTGCTGACCTGCGCCAGCGCGGTGGCCTGCGAGGCCGTCTGCCTGTACCTGCTCGGCCGGCCGCTGCGCCGCCTGCTGGACGGCAGCGCGCTGCTCAGCGGCTGGCTGCTGGCGCTGACGCTGCCGCCCTGGGCGCCCTGGTGGATCGCCGTGGCCGGCAGCGTCTTCGCCATCGGCATCGGCAAGCAGCTGTATGGCGGCGTCGGGCAGAACGTGTTCAACCCGGCGATGCTGGCGCGGGTGGCGCTGCTGATCGCCTTTCCGCTGCAGATGACCACCTGGGCGCTGCCCCTGCCGCTGGGCGCGGCGGGCGCGCCCGACTGGCTCGAAGGCCTGCGCATCACCTTCGCCGGCGGGACGCTGGCCGATGGCCTGAGCGGCGCCACGGCGCTGGGCCAGTTGCAGACCGAGCTGACCCTGGGCCATGGCGCCACGCAGATCCTCGCCGAGCATTTCGACCTGCTGCCGGCCTTTCTCGGCTACAGCGGCGGCGGCCTCGGCGAGACCTCGGAGCTGCTGATCCTGCTCGGCGGGCTCTGGTTGCTGGCGCTGCGCATCATCCACTGGGAGATCCCGCTGGGCATGCTGTTGACGGTGGCGGCGCTGGCGGCGCTGGCGCACCAGATCAATCCGCAGGTGTATGGCGGCGGGCTGTTCCACCTGACCTCGGGCGGGTTGCTGCTCGGCGCGCTGTTCATCGCCACCGATCCGGTGACCTCGCCGACCAGCCGCAGCGGGCGGCTGGTCTTCGCGATCGGCTGCGGGGCGCTGGTGTTCATCATCCGCAGCTGGGGCAATTTCCCCGAGGCGGTGGCCTTCGCGGTGCTGTTCATGAACGCCCTGGTGCCGCTGATCGACCGGCTCTGCCGGCCGCGCGCCTATGGGCGCAACGCGCGGGGCAAGCCGCTGGTGGCGGCGAAATGGACCAGCCAGGTGAAGGAGGTCGACAAGGTATGA